One window of Vitis riparia cultivar Riparia Gloire de Montpellier isolate 1030 chromosome 5, EGFV_Vit.rip_1.0, whole genome shotgun sequence genomic DNA carries:
- the LOC117914148 gene encoding uncharacterized protein LOC117914148: MAFVLLRRRITSSSITNSHFLSGARNFCLRVSTFLDKEKEATQSALDDNRKMSLGNYSSGTHLPSLYSHGELYPDGYDIELVDTDTWRVSSGLAQAWRDGPSGRRVVKGAVDEQIHESPSFEADLDFDEIEDMRIYGSLFYKLDRDSKEFEEYNLDFHRKKSSKNKGDKKESKKENPTQNSPNSEKVPKLPKVVKSKDHIFLLDGRDSSLVEKKLRTPTFNQLTAPYHEPFCLDIFISKGSVRACIIHRVTSKVVAVAHSISKDMKFDLTSTRNVTACAAVGRILAQRALADDIHDTVYTPRKGDKLEGKLQIVLQSIIDNGVNVKVKLKQRKTKKASHLPPHHMVLH, encoded by the coding sequence ATGGCATTCGTGTTGTTAAGGAGACGCATCACCTCCTCGTCGATTAcaaattctcattttctttcaggGGCTCGGAACTTTTGTTTGCGTGTCTCCACGTTTCTTGATAAGGAAAAGGAAGCAACCCAATCAGCGTTGGACGATAACAGGAAGATGTCATTGGGAAATTACTCTAGTGGGACTCATCTTCCTTCATTATATTCCCATGGTGAACTGTATCCTGATGGTTATGATATTGAGCTTGTGGATACTGATACTTGGCGGGTTTCGTCCGGTTTAGCCCAGGCATGGCGAGATGGACCATCGGGAAGGAGAGTTGTGAAGGGAGCGGTTGATGAGCAGATTCATGAATCCCCTTCTTTTGAGGCCGACCTGGATTTTGATGAGATTGAGGATATGAGGATTTATGGTAGTCTTTTTTACAAACTTGACAGGGACTCAAAAGAGTTTGAAGAGTACAATTTGGACTTCCATAGGAAGAAGTCTTCCAAGAATAAGGGtgataagaaagaaagcaaaaaggaGAACCCAACTCAAAACTCACCTAATAGTGAAAAAGTTCCAAAACTTCCAAAGGTTGTGAAGAGCAaagatcatatttttcttcttgatgGAAGAGATTCTTCTCTCGTTGAGAAGAAGCTAAGGACTCCCACTTTTAATCAACTCACGGCCCCTTACCATGAACCCTTTTGCCTggacattttcatatcaaaaggGTCTGTCCGTGCCTGCATCATTCATAGGGTCACCAGCAAGGTAGTGGCTGTGGCACATTCAATTTCTAAGGACATGAAATTTGACCTGACATCAACGAGGAATGTGACTGCCTGTGCTGCTGTGGGGAGAATTCTAGCTCAGAGAGCATTGGCTGATGATATCCATGACACGGTTTACACACCAAGGAAAGGGGATAAGCTGGAAGGGAAGCTTCAGATTGTGCTTCAGTCTATCATTGACAATGGTGTTAATGTAAAGGTGAAGCTTAAGCAGAGAAAAACCAAGAAAGCTAGTCATCTACCACCTCACCATATGGTGCTGCACTGA
- the LOC117914854 gene encoding ferredoxin C 1, chloroplastic — MATLHFTTSPSFTLTKQVQLTKLPTFQIRPRPRPNSRQLSLRVQAYKVIIDHEGKTTELEVEEDESILGKALDTGLSVPHDCKLGVCMTCPARLVSGTIDQSEGMLSDDVVERGYALLCVAYPRSDCHIKTIPEEELLSLQLATAND; from the coding sequence ATGGCTACTCTTCATTTCACTACATCTCCTTCCTTCACACTCACTAAACAAGTCCAGCTCACCAAGCTCCCTACTTTTCAGATCAGGCCCCGGCCACGCCCTAACTCACGCCAACTCTCGTTGAGAGTCCAGGCCTACAAGGTGATAATTGATCACGAGGGAAAAACCACAGAGCTGGaggtggaagaagatgagagCATTTTAGGCAAGGCATTGGACACTGGCTTGTCTGTGCCACATGACTGCAAGCTTGGGGTGTGTATGACTTGCCCAGCTAGGCTAGTGAGTGGCACCATCGACCAAAGTGAAGGTATGCTCAGCGATGATGTTGTGGAGCGTGGGTATGCTCTTTTATGTGTCGCTTATCCGCGATCAGATTGTCATATAAAAACCATTCCTGAGGAGGAGCTGCTGTCATTGCAACTGGCAACTGCTAATGACTAA